In a genomic window of Punica granatum isolate Tunisia-2019 chromosome 6, ASM765513v2, whole genome shotgun sequence:
- the LOC116212513 gene encoding sm-like protein LSM7, with protein MSGRKETVLDLAKFVDKGVQVKLTGGRQVTGTLKGYDQLLNLVLDEAVEFLRDPDDPLKTTDQTRRLGLIVCRGTAVMLVSPTDGTDEIANPFQPDGA; from the exons ATG TCAGGGAGGAAGGAGACTGTCTTGGATTTGGCCAAGTTTGTGGACAAGGGGGTTCAGGTCAAGCTCACTGGTGGACGACAAG TCACTGGGACTCTGAAAGGATATGATCAGCTGCTGAACCTTGTCTTGGATGAGGCGGTAGAGTTTCTTAGAG ATCCTGATGATCCACTGAAGACGACTGACCAGACCAGGCGCCTTGGCCTAATT GTCTGCAGGGGAACTGCTGTGATGCTTGTGTCACCGACCGATGGCACAGATGAAATTGCCAACCCTTTTCAACCGGATGGTGCCTAA